The genomic interval TACGTCGGCGACCGGTTGGACAACGACATCCGACCGGCGCAGGAGGCGGGGATCGCGACCGCCCTGGTCCGTCGCGGCCCGTGGGGGTACATCCTCGACGACAGGGCGGTCAGCGACCGCTGCCTGTTCCAGCTCGACTCGCTGGCCGAGCTGCCCGACCTCGTTCGCAAGCACAATGAGTCGGCCGGCTAACTACCCGGAAGAGCCGCTCGACCGACGGTGAGAGCGGCGATGCGTTCGTCAAGCTGAGCACCGTGTCGGCTGTCGCCGAGTAGTGGCCGGACGGCGCGGACCCGGTCGAGCCCGGTGCCGTACCAGTCGATGTGCAGGGCGTCGACAGCCTGGTTGAGGTAGTCGGCGGCCCGGTCGCCATCACTGCCGTTAGCGGTGGCGAGGTCGGCAAGGACGACGCTGCGCTGCTTCGCGCTGGTGCCGGTGAGCCCGACGAGCGCCTGGTCGAGTTGGCCGGCGGCTTCGCGGTGGTCGCCGCTGGCGAGAGCGGCGTAGCCGGCGAAGGAGTGCAGGCGGCCGTTGTCGTAGAAGTCGAGCCATTCGGGCGGGGTGGAGTCGCCGTCGATCGCCCCTGCCGCCAGATCGATGTGACGACGGCTCGCGGCTGCCGCTCCGACCCGCGCCTCCACCTCCGAGGCGACGCAGTGCAGCCAGGAGCGGACCATGGGGCTGACACCGTGCCAGGTGTGTTGAATGGCTGCGTCGATCAGCGGGCGAGCGCTGGCTGGGTCGTGACCGAAGGCGGGAATGAAGGCGGTGTGGCCGAGAACAGCCACAGCCAGGGCGTGGTCGCCGGCCTCGCGGGTGGCGGCGAGGGCGACGTCGTAGCAGCGTTCGGCGATGGCGGGTTGGCTCAGATCGAAGAAGGCGAGCCGGGCGGTGAGCAGAGCGGATTCCGCGAGGGCGCTGGCGAGGCTGGCGCGGCTGGTGCCGGTGGCGGCGCGTAGGAGCCCGATGCCGAGCTGGGTGTGGGCGTAGGCGGCCTCGTAGAGCGGCCGGGCCGGGCTGGTCCAGTACAGCTCCCGCTGGCAGCGCACGATCTGCCGGTACGCGTCCGGGTCGACAGTCTTGCCGTCGGCGTGCGCGGCGTCGGGGTCGAGGGACAGCAGTGGCGCGACCAGGGGCAGCATGCTGGCGCCGACGAGCGCGCGTAGTACGGACGCGCGATCCCAACCGTTGCCGTTGTCGTCTCCGGTGAGCATGTCCCACAACCTCCTGAACTCGTGCAGTGTTTCCGCCTCCGGGCGTACGGCCAGCTCGTCGGGAGTGAGCAGGCCGAGGTCGCTCGCTGGCTTGCCGAGGATCGCGACGAGGTGTTTGCGGTAGCGCGGGTCCGGCCACCGCTCGCCGATCTCCCAGCGTCGGACAGTGTTGGCGTTCAGCCCAGTATCGGTCTCGCCGGCGCGGCTCATCTCACTACGGATTCGTTCAGTGATCTCCTCGTACGACCACCCGCGTTGGAGTCTCTCCCACGCGAGCCGCCGGTTCGGGGGATAGCGCCGCTCCGCCATCGGACACCTCCGGGCATCGCCAATCGACGTAGATCACGCTAGCCAGTCCGGCTACGGGTCGTCACTACCTGGTTGCGATTGGACGGGCAGTGGACGGTACCGGCCATTGGCCCAAGACGGTTCGCTATTGCCGAGCCTCGAACGGTGCCGCCCGACGGCGGCTACGCGGCCAGCCCGAATCGCCTACAGCTCAGGGGGTAGATCGTGGACACGTTGATCAACCTCGACAAGACGATCTCGGGCCCGCGCCTGGTTGCGGCGGTGATTCGTGGCTCCAATGTCGTGAGGCTGTCTCCTCGCCTGCGTACTGCCATGAGGGCTGCGCGGGCGGGTGACCGGCGGGTTGCTCCCACCCGCAGCCTTGCGGTGGCGGACCCGCTGTCCCCCCGGCGGGTCCGCCACATCGGCCGCGAGCGGATCGCCTCCGGCACGCACCGCCGGCACACCCCCTACCACCGAGCCGGCATGCAGGCGGCACGGCGATGACCGTCTACCTCTCCCGCAACGCCGCCATGACGGCTGCCAACGGCGCCGACGGACAGGAACGCAGGAGCCGCCGGACCGCGATCGGTCGGGCATGCGCTCCGACGGTCGACCCTCCCCTGCTCACCCACGCCTGGCGGCTGATCTTCGAACGCAGCACACGAAAGGAGGCGTGAGGATCCATGTTCCGAGTCCTGGTGACCGGGGCGGCTGGGTTCATCGGCTCGCATCTGGTCGACGCGCTACTAGCCCGAGGCTTGACGGTGATCGGCCTGGACCGTCGCCGGCTCGGCGAGCACGCCCTCGCGGACGAGAACCTCGCCGCCGCAATCTCCAACCCGTCGTTCACGCCATGCCACCTGGACCTGGCCACCGATCAACTCGATGACGTGGTGAAGGGCTGTGACACCGTCTTCCACCTCGCCGCCCGGCCCGGCGTCCGTCAATCCTGGGGCAGCGACTTCCTCGACTACGCCCAGACCAACGTCCTCGGCACCCATCGACTCCTCGACACGTGCGTCCGGCAGGGCGTACGACGGCTGGTCTTCGCATCGTCGTCCAGCGTCTACGGCCCGACGAACCGGCCGAGTCGGGAGGGCGACCCGACCTGTCCGATATCCCCGTACGGCGTGAGCAAGCTCGCCGCCGAACACCTCTGCCTGGCCTACGCCCGCCGTCCCGACAGCCAACTCAGCGTCGTCGCACTCCGCTACTTCACCGTGTACGGGCCTCGGCAGCGACCCGACATGGTGATCGGTCGGATTTTGTTCTCCGCATACACCGGTTTTCCGATGACCCTATTCGGCGACGGCAGTCAGCACCGTGAGTTCACCTATATCAGCGACGTCGTCACCGCGACCATCGCCGCGGCTCATCTCGACGTCCGGGCCGCCGTCGTCAACGTCGGCGGCGGCGCGAGCGTGTCCATGCGGGGCGTCATCGACGAAGCGTCAGCGGTCACCGGCCGGCAGGTACCGATCAAGGTGGTACCCGCGCAGCCGGGCGATGTTCCGGCGACCGCAGCCGACCTGACCCGCGCCGGCCGGCTGCTCGGCTACTGGCCCACCGTCGGCCTGCACGAGGGACTCGCCCGGCAGGCCGCCTGGCTGGTCGACCTGTCCCGCGACCGGCTCGCCACCTTCACCTCCTGAACCCCGCAACGGAGCCATTCATGATCGTTCTTACCGCCGACTCGGCCAGCGAACTCTTCACCGCCGCCTGCCAGGCCGTACTACTCAACGGTCGCGCCGCATCCCCACGCGACCACGCCACCACCGAGGTCATCGGCGCCCACCTCTGCCTGACGAATCCCCGACGACGCATCGTCCACGTACCACCAGCCCGCGTGATCAACCCGGCCTTCACCGTTGCCGAGGCGCTGTGGATCCTCTCCGGCTCCGACGACCCATGGATCTTCGACTACAACGACAACCTCCGCCAGTACGCAGACGACGGCGTGCTCCGCGGCGCCTACGGCCCACGACTGCGCCGGTGGGGCGGCCGGATCGACCAGCTCGACGCCACGATCGACCAACTCGACGCCGTACGACGCCAACTGCACGCCGACCGGAACTCCCGGCGAGCGGTCATCCAGCTCTACGACCCGTCCCGCGACCACCGGGGATACCGCGACGTGCCCTGCACCCTCGGCTACCGCTTCTTCATCCGCCAGGGCCGGCTCGCAATGCACACCAGCATGCGCAGCCAGGACCTGTGGCTCGGCTTCCCCTACGACATCTTCACCACGACCTTGATTCACGAGTTGATGGCCGGCTGGCTCGGCGTCGACCTGGGCGAATACCACCACCACGTCGACTCCCTGCACCTCTATGCCAACAACACCGAAGCGGCCGCCGCATGCCTGCACGGTCTGCCCGGCGACGCCGAACTGCCGCCGGTCACCGTGTCGTGGCCGGACCTGGACACCCTTCTCCAACGCGTGATCTCCGGCGCCACCGCCTCAACCGACGGGCCGACCTGGGACGCCTTCGGCCGGACCCTCAGCAGCTACCGATCCTGGAAGGCAGGCGACCGGGACCAGGCGCGGAAGCTGGCCGCCGCCACCCCCGACCCACTCGGCCACGCGCTCTCAAGCTGGTACGACCGCCTCGCCCCGACCGTCGCCACAGCCACGCAGGACGCACGAGGATGAGGGCGCGACCGGACAGCCGCCACGCCGACGTCGTGCTGGGCCTGTGCGCGTACACGCACGACTCGGCCGCCGCGCTCCTGGTCAACGGACACTTGATCGGCTTCGCCGAAGAGGAGCGACTCGACGGGGTCAAGCACAGCAAGGCATACCCAGCCAACGCCGTCGCCTGGCTTCTGGCCGAGGCTGGGCTGACCGCGGACCAGGTGACGACAGTCGCGTACAACTTCGACGGCCGCCGCTACCTGCCCGCTCTCGGTCAACTGCCCGCACATCTGGCCGCCTCCGTGACTCGCGCCCGGGCGGTGCCCCGTGCTCGCAGCTTCCTCACCGTCCGCCGCCGCTACCAGGCCAGGATGCGGGACCTGTCCCGACGGTTCCCGCACGCCCGGCTCCGCCCGATACAGCACCACCGCGCGCACGCCCTCTACGCCTTCCTCTCCGCCGGGGTGGACGACGCGGCCGTTCTGATCGTGGACAGCCTCGGCGAACTCCAGACCACCACCAGCTGGCACGCCGCACAGCACGACGCCCGACCCTTCCGACTCGCCCTGCACGATGCGGTCGACGACCCCGCATCGCTCGGCTACGCCTACGGCGCCGTCACCGAGCACCTGGGCTGGCGTCGGGGTGACGAGGAAGGCACAGTGATGGCACTGGCCGCGCTCGGCAACCCGGAACGCTTCCACGACCTGATGAGCCGAGCGATCCGCCTCACCGAGAACGCCTTCACCCTCGACCCGACCCTGCTGCCGCTGCGGGTGCTCTCCAGCCGGTACGGCCGGATCACACCGGCGTTTGCCGCCGCCACCTGCCCGCCCCGCCTGCCGGGCGCACCGGTCGAACTCGTGCACGCCGACCTGGCCGCCGCACTCCAGGAACGGACCGAGCAGGTGATGCTGCACCTGGCCCAGCGAGCCGCCCGGCTGACCGGGTCCGGCCTGCTCTGCCTCGGTGGCGGCGTGGCGATGAACTGCGTCGCCGCCGGACTCATCGCCCAGGCCGGCATCGTCGACGAGGTGCACGTACCGCCCGCGCCCGGAGACTCCGGCACCGCCATCGGCGCGGCAGCAGCCGCCTGGCTCGACACCACCGGCCGGCCACCCACCGGCGTCGAACAGCGCTGCTACCTCGGCCCGGCGTACCCGAAGCTGACCCTGCACACCGAACCGCGCCCCGGCCTGGCCGCCGAACGCCTGGACGATCCGGTCCACCACCTTGCCCAGCGGCTCGCCAGTGGGGCGATCGTCGGGCTCTTCGCCGGCCCGCTGGAGGCCGGGCCACGCGCGCTGGGCAACCGGTCCATCCTCGCCTCACCCCTCTCACCCGGCGTCGTGGACCGGCTCAACGCCACCGTGAAGTTCCGCGAACCGTTCCGGCCGTTCGCCCCGGTCATCCTCGCTGACAAGGCGGCCGACTACGTCCAGCTGCGTCAACCCTCGCCGTACATGTCCATCGCAGCCCCCGTCACCGACCTGACCCGCACCTACCTACCCGCGATCGTCCACGCCAACGGCACCGCCCGGGCGCAGACCGTCACCCACGCACAGCATCCGTTCCTCGCCGACGTCCTGACCGCGTTCGGCCAGATCACCGGACACCCCGTCCTGATCAACACGTCGCTGAACGTCAAGGGCAAACCAATCTGCGGTACTCCGGACATGGCGCTCGCCTGCCTCACCGCAACCGGCCTGGACGCTCTGCTCATCGAAGGCTGGTGGGTGACCAAGTGCTGATCGGCTACAGCTGCTGGGGATTCCTCGGCCCCGGCATCCTCGACACCCCCGACGGCGGACGCAGCCACCGCCGCACACTCATCGACGGCCTACGCCACACCGGCCACGAGATCCTGTTCCTCCAGCGCAACCGCGACCTGGACGAAGCCAGGAACGACCTCACCGAGCACTATCGGTGGAACATCGACCTGCCCGACATCGACGTCCTGTTCCTCGAATGGCGCTGGCCCATCCCCGGCCGCAACACCACCCCCTGCGGTCGGCCCGGCCACACCTGCGACCTACACCGGCAAGCCGAACTCCTCACCCACTACACCCACAAACTCGGCATCCCGACGATCATCTGGGACAAGGACCGACAGCTCGACCCGCACGACCCACTCCGCCAGCTCAACCACGTCACGGTCTGCGAGCCCGCGCTGCACCCGAGCCCAGGGGCGGTGCCGCTGCTCTTCCCCGTCGCCGACGCTGCCATCGACACCGCCAGTCCCGCCGCACTCGCAGCCCACCCCCGGCCGACCTCACTCGTATACGTCGGCAACCAGTACGACCGCGACGACGCCTTCGACACCTTCTTCGCGCCCGCCGCCGCGCAGCTACCCCACCTGATCGCCGGCAAGTGGCCCGAGACCAACCGCTGGCCCGGCCTCAACTTCATCGACCGGGTCCCGTTCCCGCAGGTCACCGAGATCCACACCAACGCCCTCGCCACCGTGCTGCTACTACCCGACCGCTACGCCCGTGTCGGCCAGATCACCCAACGAATCTTCGAAGCGATCCTCGCCGGCTGCGCCACACTCCTGCCCACCACCATCCGAAGCGCCGCCGGACTCGTACCGGCGAGCCTGCACGTCACCGACGCCACCGACGTACGGGACCGGGTCGGCTGGCTCGCCGAGATCGCCGGCACCAGCAACCACGCCGACCTGATCGCCGACTGCCTGCGCCGTCTCGCCCCGTTCCGGCTCTCCGCCCAACTCGACGTACTCAATCGTCTTCTGCACCGATCGGACCGGGTGCCGTCATGACCCGCCGTGTCCACCCGACCTCACCCCGTCCCGCCCCTACTCTGGAGGACCATGGACAGGATCGCCATCATCGGCTGCGGCGGCAGCGGCAAATCCACCGTCGCCCGGCAATTGGCCCACATCCTCGACGCGCCGCTGACCCACCTCGACTCGATCTACTACGACGAGCAGTGGAACCCGCTGCCCCAGGACGAGTTCGCTGCCCAGCAGGAGAAACTCGTGGCCAGCGAGCGGTGGGTCATCGAGGGCAACTACGCCGGCACCCTACC from Plantactinospora sp. BC1 carries:
- a CDS encoding XRE family transcriptional regulator gives rise to the protein MAERRYPPNRRLAWERLQRGWSYEEITERIRSEMSRAGETDTGLNANTVRRWEIGERWPDPRYRKHLVAILGKPASDLGLLTPDELAVRPEAETLHEFRRLWDMLTGDDNGNGWDRASVLRALVGASMLPLVAPLLSLDPDAAHADGKTVDPDAYRQIVRCQRELYWTSPARPLYEAAYAHTQLGIGLLRAATGTSRASLASALAESALLTARLAFFDLSQPAIAERCYDVALAATREAGDHALAVAVLGHTAFIPAFGHDPASARPLIDAAIQHTWHGVSPMVRSWLHCVASEVEARVGAAAASRRHIDLAAGAIDGDSTPPEWLDFYDNGRLHSFAGYAALASGDHREAAGQLDQALVGLTGTSAKQRSVVLADLATANGSDGDRAADYLNQAVDALHIDWYGTGLDRVRAVRPLLGDSRHGAQLDERIAALTVGRAALPGS
- the amcA gene encoding multiple cyclophane-containing RiPP AmcA, which encodes MTVYLSRNAAMTAANGADGQERRSRRTAIGRACAPTVDPPLLTHAWRLIFERSTRKEA
- a CDS encoding NAD(P)-dependent oxidoreductase → MFRVLVTGAAGFIGSHLVDALLARGLTVIGLDRRRLGEHALADENLAAAISNPSFTPCHLDLATDQLDDVVKGCDTVFHLAARPGVRQSWGSDFLDYAQTNVLGTHRLLDTCVRQGVRRLVFASSSSVYGPTNRPSREGDPTCPISPYGVSKLAAEHLCLAYARRPDSQLSVVALRYFTVYGPRQRPDMVIGRILFSAYTGFPMTLFGDGSQHREFTYISDVVTATIAAAHLDVRAAVVNVGGGASVSMRGVIDEASAVTGRQVPIKVVPAQPGDVPATAADLTRAGRLLGYWPTVGLHEGLARQAAWLVDLSRDRLATFTS
- a CDS encoding thymidylate synthase, with product MIVLTADSASELFTAACQAVLLNGRAASPRDHATTEVIGAHLCLTNPRRRIVHVPPARVINPAFTVAEALWILSGSDDPWIFDYNDNLRQYADDGVLRGAYGPRLRRWGGRIDQLDATIDQLDAVRRQLHADRNSRRAVIQLYDPSRDHRGYRDVPCTLGYRFFIRQGRLAMHTSMRSQDLWLGFPYDIFTTTLIHELMAGWLGVDLGEYHHHVDSLHLYANNTEAAAACLHGLPGDAELPPVTVSWPDLDTLLQRVISGATASTDGPTWDAFGRTLSSYRSWKAGDRDQARKLAAATPDPLGHALSSWYDRLAPTVATATQDARG
- a CDS encoding carbamoyltransferase C-terminal domain-containing protein; the encoded protein is MRARPDSRHADVVLGLCAYTHDSAAALLVNGHLIGFAEEERLDGVKHSKAYPANAVAWLLAEAGLTADQVTTVAYNFDGRRYLPALGQLPAHLAASVTRARAVPRARSFLTVRRRYQARMRDLSRRFPHARLRPIQHHRAHALYAFLSAGVDDAAVLIVDSLGELQTTTSWHAAQHDARPFRLALHDAVDDPASLGYAYGAVTEHLGWRRGDEEGTVMALAALGNPERFHDLMSRAIRLTENAFTLDPTLLPLRVLSSRYGRITPAFAAATCPPRLPGAPVELVHADLAAALQERTEQVMLHLAQRAARLTGSGLLCLGGGVAMNCVAAGLIAQAGIVDEVHVPPAPGDSGTAIGAAAAAWLDTTGRPPTGVEQRCYLGPAYPKLTLHTEPRPGLAAERLDDPVHHLAQRLASGAIVGLFAGPLEAGPRALGNRSILASPLSPGVVDRLNATVKFREPFRPFAPVILADKAADYVQLRQPSPYMSIAAPVTDLTRTYLPAIVHANGTARAQTVTHAQHPFLADVLTAFGQITGHPVLINTSLNVKGKPICGTPDMALACLTATGLDALLIEGWWVTKC